One window of Marinomonas primoryensis genomic DNA carries:
- the sthA gene encoding Si-specific NAD(P)(+) transhydrogenase, producing MTTRHYDVVVLGTGPAGEGAAMSAAKAGKRVAVVEASSQVGGSCTHLGTIPSKALRHAVKEIIVFNTNPMFRDIGEPRWFSFPKVLDRANRVIDQQVMGRTEYYARNRIDIYFGRGKFKDANTIEVNTYEKGPELLVADKVVIATGSRPYRPANIDFSHPRIYCSDTILSLSHTPRSLIIYGAGVIGCEYASIFCGLGVRVELINPAKKLLSFLDDEITDALSYHLRDGGVLIRHNETYDSVETTERGIVMHMASGKKLRADALLFCNGRSGNTDNLGLESIDLEVNGRGQLAVNDTYQTQVENVYAAGDVIGWPSLASAAYDQGRAVAANMYGTEGAEFISEVPTGIYTIPEISSIGKTEAELTAEKVPYEVGRAFFKNTARAQITGEAVGMLKILFHRETLELLGIHCFGDQASEIVHIGQAIMKQPGEQNTLKYFLNTTFNYPTMAEAYRVAALNGFNRVF from the coding sequence ATGACAACGAGACATTATGATGTGGTGGTTTTAGGAACAGGTCCGGCAGGAGAAGGCGCTGCTATGAGCGCTGCAAAAGCAGGAAAAAGAGTGGCTGTTGTTGAGGCTAGCTCACAAGTAGGCGGAAGTTGTACGCATCTAGGAACGATTCCTTCAAAAGCATTACGTCATGCTGTTAAAGAGATAATTGTCTTTAATACTAACCCTATGTTCCGTGATATTGGGGAGCCTCGTTGGTTTTCATTTCCTAAAGTGTTAGATCGCGCAAACCGAGTGATAGACCAGCAAGTTATGGGTCGTACTGAATATTATGCGCGTAACCGAATTGATATTTACTTCGGGCGTGGCAAATTTAAAGATGCGAATACCATAGAGGTTAATACCTACGAGAAAGGGCCTGAGTTGCTTGTGGCTGATAAAGTGGTCATTGCAACGGGTTCTCGTCCATACCGTCCTGCGAATATTGATTTTTCTCATCCTCGTATTTATTGTTCTGACACTATTTTAAGTCTTAGTCACACACCTCGTTCTTTGATCATTTATGGCGCTGGTGTTATTGGTTGTGAATATGCCTCAATTTTTTGTGGTCTTGGTGTGCGTGTTGAGTTGATTAATCCGGCTAAAAAGTTGCTTAGCTTCTTGGATGACGAGATCACCGACGCCTTAAGTTATCATTTACGTGATGGTGGAGTACTTATCCGCCATAATGAAACATACGACTCTGTTGAAACGACTGAACGTGGAATTGTCATGCATATGGCGTCTGGTAAAAAGTTGCGTGCAGATGCCTTGTTATTTTGTAATGGTCGTTCCGGTAATACAGATAATTTAGGATTAGAATCCATTGACTTAGAAGTGAATGGTCGTGGGCAACTCGCCGTTAATGATACCTACCAAACGCAAGTTGAAAATGTTTATGCTGCAGGCGATGTTATCGGTTGGCCTAGTTTAGCAAGTGCTGCTTATGATCAAGGTCGTGCTGTTGCTGCTAATATGTACGGGACAGAAGGTGCGGAGTTTATTAGTGAGGTTCCAACAGGAATTTATACTATTCCTGAAATTAGTTCTATTGGTAAAACTGAGGCTGAACTTACTGCGGAAAAAGTACCGTACGAAGTGGGCCGTGCTTTCTTCAAGAATACGGCTCGAGCGCAAATTACGGGTGAAGCGGTGGGGATGTTGAAAATACTCTTTCATCGAGAAACTCTAGAGCTATTAGGGATTCATTGTTTTGGGGACCAAGCCTCTGAAATCGTTCACATTGGTCAAGCTATTATGAAGCAGCCTGGTGAGCAGAATACGCTGAAATATTTCCTAAATACGACGTTTAACTACCCAACGATGGCGGAAGCCTATCGCGTTGCTGCATTAAATGGTTTTAATCGAGTATTTTAA
- the tig gene encoding trigger factor translates to MQVSVETTSPIERVLTISVPAARVDEKVSSEVAKTAKTIRIDGFRKGKVPVSVVKKRYGQGIRMDAVEQIMRDAYVEAIQKESIQPAGMPSIEPKNFAEGADLEFVVKIEVYPEVTLADNASIKVDRVVSDVTDADVDVMLETLRKQNAEWTAVERVSADGDQVTIDFVGYLGDEAFEGGAAQAHKLVLGSNTMIPGFESGVIGAKAGEERTISVTFPDDYQAENLKGKEATFKITVSEVAEQILPELDDAFVEKFGLADATIDALRVEVRKNMERELNQAIKAKLKNALFDGLLSINEVEVPSALIDQEVDALRKQAASQFGGEGFDASQLPAELFQDEAKKRAKLGLLISEVIKKDELKVDDDRVRAFLEDMAQAYQEPQQVIDFYLKNKEQMSQVQSAVLEEQVVDKLLESAQVTEVTLGYEDAIKPNAQAEEAGEEA, encoded by the coding sequence ATGCAAGTTTCTGTAGAGACAACGTCTCCAATCGAGCGCGTTCTGACTATTAGTGTTCCAGCTGCTCGTGTTGACGAAAAAGTAAGTTCTGAAGTGGCTAAAACGGCAAAGACTATTCGTATAGATGGTTTTCGCAAAGGCAAAGTGCCTGTTAGCGTTGTTAAAAAACGCTATGGTCAGGGTATTCGTATGGATGCTGTAGAGCAAATAATGCGTGATGCTTATGTTGAAGCGATTCAAAAAGAATCTATCCAGCCAGCTGGAATGCCTTCAATTGAACCTAAGAACTTTGCTGAAGGTGCAGATCTTGAGTTTGTCGTAAAAATAGAAGTTTACCCAGAAGTTACTTTGGCTGACAATGCCAGCATTAAAGTCGATCGCGTTGTATCTGATGTTACCGATGCTGACGTTGATGTTATGTTGGAAACTTTGCGTAAACAAAACGCTGAATGGACTGCCGTTGAGCGCGTATCAGCAGATGGCGATCAGGTTACAATCGATTTCGTTGGTTACTTAGGTGACGAGGCTTTTGAAGGCGGTGCTGCTCAGGCGCACAAATTGGTTCTTGGCTCTAACACTATGATTCCTGGCTTTGAGTCTGGCGTTATTGGTGCTAAAGCAGGTGAAGAGCGTACAATCTCTGTGACTTTCCCAGATGATTACCAAGCAGAAAACCTTAAGGGTAAAGAAGCAACTTTTAAGATCACTGTATCTGAGGTTGCCGAGCAAATTTTACCTGAATTAGATGACGCTTTTGTTGAAAAGTTCGGTCTTGCAGACGCAACTATTGATGCTTTACGTGTTGAAGTTCGTAAAAACATGGAGCGAGAGCTTAACCAAGCAATAAAAGCAAAACTTAAAAATGCTTTGTTTGATGGTTTATTATCTATCAATGAAGTTGAAGTGCCTTCCGCTTTGATTGATCAAGAAGTAGATGCGCTTCGTAAGCAAGCTGCAAGTCAGTTTGGTGGTGAGGGTTTTGATGCTTCTCAGTTGCCAGCAGAATTGTTTCAAGATGAAGCTAAAAAACGCGCTAAACTTGGTTTACTGATTTCTGAAGTCATTAAGAAAGACGAATTGAAAGTAGATGATGATCGTGTTCGTGCTTTCTTGGAAGATATGGCTCAGGCTTATCAAGAGCCACAGCAAGTTATTGATTTTTACTTAAAGAACAAAGAACAAATGTCGCAAGTGCAATCT
- a CDS encoding YihY family inner membrane protein → MPEPLIYFFLALKRYGHLTITRFQNSNLSQKAAQLTLSSLLAAVPIITIILGILSFTPALEAMQSQLFRLIEQHLAPGSSDVMLPYLIKFSAQTKNLPIAGLVALFITALLLLNSFESSVQSIWEIRKTRKLRERLLTYWAILTLGPIIFATSLSLYGTLISIQIRNVETNLWLNSLLELGSITLYFLMLLTLNFLTPNADVSIKWASISALIGSVGLYILNTIFSSFAQFFTSYQVVYGAFAAIPIFLVWLQSSWLIVLASICLCATLHNIKT, encoded by the coding sequence ATGCCTGAACCTCTAATCTATTTTTTTCTAGCTCTAAAACGCTATGGACATCTAACAATAACACGATTCCAAAATAGCAACCTTTCACAAAAAGCAGCGCAACTTACACTCTCAAGTTTACTCGCTGCCGTCCCCATCATCACTATCATTCTTGGCATACTAAGCTTTACCCCAGCACTGGAAGCGATGCAATCCCAGCTATTTCGACTTATTGAACAACACTTAGCCCCAGGCTCTAGTGATGTAATGCTTCCTTATCTAATTAAGTTTTCAGCACAAACTAAAAACTTACCCATTGCTGGATTAGTCGCACTTTTCATCACAGCACTCCTTCTACTAAATAGCTTTGAAAGCAGCGTACAGTCAATCTGGGAAATTAGAAAAACACGTAAACTAAGAGAGCGATTATTAACCTACTGGGCCATACTCACCTTGGGACCAATTATTTTTGCAACATCGTTAAGCTTATATGGCACCCTCATATCCATCCAAATACGCAATGTAGAGACAAACCTCTGGCTTAACAGCTTATTAGAGCTAGGCAGTATTACACTCTATTTTTTAATGCTTTTAACATTGAATTTTCTGACGCCAAACGCTGATGTCTCAATCAAATGGGCTTCGATATCTGCTTTGATAGGTAGCGTTGGTCTATATATTCTAAACACCATATTCAGCTCCTTCGCCCAATTTTTTACCAGCTACCAAGTTGTATATGGAGCATTCGCCGCTATCCCTATATTTCTTGTATGGCTCCAAAGTTCGTGGCTAATAGTTCTTGCCTCGATCTGCCTTTGCGCAACGCTGCATAATATAAAAACTTAG
- a CDS encoding hypoxanthine-guanine phosphoribosyltransferase, whose translation MTQTINDLNKILDEADCLVDEAKLNEALDKMAAQITIDLADKLPLVLCVMNGGLIPTAALIERLNFPLELDYIHATRYGMETEGASLNWLSYPQTRLKDRHILVVDDIFDQGHTLQAISQWLEAQETSSVHTATVINKLHDRKTNMIPNYVGTDVADRFLFGYGMDYKGFFRNVKGIYAIKGS comes from the coding sequence ATGACGCAAACAATCAATGACCTAAACAAAATCTTAGATGAGGCAGATTGCTTAGTCGACGAAGCAAAACTGAATGAAGCTCTTGATAAAATGGCAGCCCAGATCACTATTGATCTTGCTGACAAACTCCCTCTCGTCTTGTGCGTTATGAATGGTGGCTTAATACCAACAGCCGCCTTAATAGAACGCCTAAACTTCCCATTAGAACTCGACTACATTCACGCAACACGCTATGGAATGGAAACCGAAGGCGCTTCTCTTAACTGGCTCAGCTACCCACAAACAAGGCTTAAAGATAGACACATTCTTGTCGTGGACGACATTTTTGACCAAGGGCACACGCTACAAGCCATTTCTCAATGGCTAGAAGCACAAGAAACAAGCAGCGTACACACAGCAACCGTCATCAACAAACTGCATGACCGAAAAACCAATATGATACCGAACTATGTCGGAACCGATGTAGCGGATAGATTTTTATTCGGCTACGGTATGGATTACAAAGGCTTTTTCCGAAACGTTAAAGGCATTTATGCCATAAAAGGCAGTTAA
- the nqrM gene encoding (Na+)-NQR maturation NqrM has translation MLTIVLAFALMLLLVAAMSVGVLMGRKPISGSCGGMSSLGMEVACDICGGDKGKCEKETKESAVEKVSDDTFYDASK, from the coding sequence ATGTTGACGATTGTTTTGGCATTTGCCCTGATGCTTCTATTAGTTGCTGCTATGTCCGTGGGTGTGTTGATGGGAAGAAAGCCTATCTCTGGTTCTTGCGGTGGTATGAGTTCTTTAGGTATGGAAGTCGCTTGCGATATTTGTGGTGGCGATAAAGGTAAGTGCGAAAAAGAAACGAAAGAAAGTGCCGTTGAGAAAGTTTCTGATGACACGTTTTACGACGCATCTAAATAA